The following coding sequences lie in one Micropterus dolomieu isolate WLL.071019.BEF.003 ecotype Adirondacks unplaced genomic scaffold, ASM2129224v1 contig_8799, whole genome shotgun sequence genomic window:
- the LOC123965174 gene encoding gonadotropin-releasing hormone II receptor-like, giving the protein MKTLKMTVVIVLSFVVCWTPYYLLGIWYWFQPDMLHVTPEYVHHALFVFGNLNTCCDPVIYGFYTPSFRADLAACCRRTRSNASPRSLARLSAREGPHSGEHESDPANNKQAAGDQH; this is encoded by the coding sequence ATGAAGACTCTGAAGATGACAGTGGTCATCGTGCTGTCCTTCGTGGTGTGCTGGACTCCGTACTACCTGCTAGGGATCTGGTACTGGTTCCAGCCAGACATGCTGCACGTCACACCTGAGTACGTCCATCACGCCCTCTTCGTGTTTGGGAACCTGAACACCTGCTGCGACCCTGTCATCTACGGCTTCTACACGCCGTCCTTCAGGGCCGACCTCGCCGCCTGCTGCCGCAGGACGAGGAGCAACGCCTCGCCGCGATCGCTGGCCCGCCTATCTGCCAGAGAGGGTCCTCACAGCGGCGAGCACGAGTCGGACCCCGCCAACAACAAACAGGCTGCAGGAGACCAACACTGA